In the genome of Gadus chalcogrammus isolate NIFS_2021 chromosome 21, NIFS_Gcha_1.0, whole genome shotgun sequence, one region contains:
- the LOC130374695 gene encoding alpha-1-antitrypsin homolog: MEMPGSFAILAVLLAMALAAPHDGDHMGHTPEHFHHLHHSPEEVHSHTGNVSILKLSPPNANFAFALYKRLSAKAAASQNIFYSPLGISTALSMLAAGAAGDTHSQLFSTLGYSGEQLTQAQVDESYEHLIHVLGHNQKIQQLELGNALAVRKEFKPMVKFVSDIKHYFAGETFEVDFSNAADAVAKINEYIAAKTADKIKDQVKELDPDTAMVLINYVFFRGTWDKTFDPAHTSKKDFQVDATTKVEVDMMKRTGRYEFYQDQDNHTTVIMLPYQGDTSMMIVLPDEGKMQEVEGYISSDYIKHWHDSLFRSSVDLSLPKFSISTETSLGDVLKEMGVTKAFADDADFSGMFDETRVKVSKVSHKAVLSVDEKGTEAAASTTIEIMPMSLPDTMELNRPFLVLIVESSTKSILFMGRISDPTAA; encoded by the exons ATGGAGATGCCTGGAAGCTTTGCGATCCTGGCCGTGCTGCTGGCCATGGCGCTCGCCGCGCCCCACGACGGCGACCACATGGGCCACACGCCCGAGCACTTccaccacctgcaccacagCCCTGAGGAGGTGCACAGCCACACGGGCAACGTGAGCATCCTCAAGCTGTCCCCGCCCAACGCCAACTTCGCCTTCGCACTCTACAAGCGCCTGAGTGCCAAGGCAGCCGCCTCCCAGAACATCTTCTACTCCCCTCTGGGCATCTCCACCGCCCTGTCCATGCTGGCAGCCGGCGCGGCCGGAGACACCCACAGCCAGCTCTTCAGCACGCTGGGCTACAGCGGCGAGCAACTCACCCAGGCACAGGTGGACGAGTCCTACGAGCACCTGATCCACGTTCTGGGCCACAACCAGAAGATCCAACAGCTGGAGCTCGGCAACGCGCTGGCCGTGCGCAAAGAGTTCAAGCCGATGGTGAAGTTCGTGTCGGACATCAAGCACTACTTCGCGGGAGAGACCTTCGAGGTGGACTTCTCCAACGCCGCCGACGCCGTGGCCAAGATCAACGAGTACATCGCCGCCAAGACCGCGGACAAGATCAAGGACCAGGTGAAGGAGCTGGACCCCGACACGGCCATGGTGCTCATCAACTACGTCTTCTTCAGAG GAACCTGGGACAAGACCTTCGACCCCGCCCACACCTCCAAGAAGGACTTCCAGGTGGACGCCACCAccaaggtggaggtggacatGATGAAGAGGACAGGCCGCTACGAGTTCTATCAGGACCAGGACAACCACACCACCGTCATCATGCTGCCCTACCAGGGAGACACCTCCATGATGATCGTGCTGCCTGACGAGGGCAAGATGCAGGAAGTGGAGGGCTACATCTCCAGCGACTACATCAAGCACTGGCACGACTCCCTCTTCAGAAG CTCGGTGGATCTGTCCCTGCCCAAGTTCTCCATCTCGACGGAGACCTCTCTGGGAGACGTGCTGAAGGAGATGGGCGTCACCAAAGCCTTCGCCGACGACGCCGACTTCTCCGGCATGTTCGACGAGACCAGGGTCAAAGTCTCTAAG GTGTCCCATAAGGCGGTGCTGAGCGTGGACGAGAAGGGCACGGAGGCAGCTGCCTCCACCACCATCGAGATCATGCCCATGAGCCTCCCCGACACCATGGAGCTCAACCGGCCCTTCCTGGTCCTCATCGTGGAGAGCTCCACCAAGAGCATCCTGTTTATGGGGCGCATCAGCGACCCCACCGCCGCCTGA